One window from the genome of Roseomonas haemaphysalidis encodes:
- the purH gene encoding bifunctional phosphoribosylaminoimidazolecarboxamide formyltransferase/IMP cyclohydrolase, which yields MTDSIKIRRALMSVHDKSGLVDFARFLAGTGAEILSTGGSAKLLRDAGIPVTEVSDHTGFPEILDGRVKTLVPQIHGGLLGRRDDPKHVAQMAEHNIAPIDLLVSNLYPFEATVAKRASYEDTVEEIDIGGPALTRAAAKNHADVAVVTDAAQLAELRAEIESTGGTSLATRKRLAAAAFARTAAYDAAISAWFAQSLEQEFPPRLSMAGVLRQTLRYGENPHQRAAFYADGTHRPGIATATQVQGKELSFNNLNDTDAAFECVAEFDQPAIVIVKHANPCGVASGASMAEAWDLALRCDPVSAFGGIVAANRTLDAAAAERISAIFTEVVVAPDADEAARAIFARKKNLRLLLTGGLPDPASPGQIIRSVSGGFLAQSRDAGRVAEADLKVVTKRAPTPQEMADLLFAFRVCKHVKSNAIVYVKGGATVGIGAGQMSRVDSARIAAWKSAEAAKAAGLGAPLAHGSVVASDAFFPFADGLQAAAAAGATAVIQPGGSMRDNEVIAAADEAGLAMVLTGMRHFRH from the coding sequence ATGACCGATTCCATCAAGATCCGCCGCGCCCTGATGTCGGTGCACGACAAATCCGGGCTGGTGGACTTCGCCCGCTTTCTGGCCGGCACGGGGGCCGAGATCCTGTCCACCGGCGGCTCGGCCAAGCTGCTGCGGGACGCCGGCATCCCCGTCACCGAGGTGTCCGACCACACCGGCTTCCCCGAGATCCTGGACGGCCGGGTGAAGACCCTGGTGCCGCAGATCCACGGCGGGCTGCTCGGCCGCCGCGACGACCCGAAGCACGTAGCGCAGATGGCCGAGCACAACATCGCGCCGATCGACCTGCTGGTGTCCAACCTCTACCCCTTCGAGGCCACGGTCGCGAAGCGCGCCTCCTACGAGGACACGGTGGAGGAGATCGACATCGGTGGCCCGGCGCTCACCCGCGCCGCCGCCAAGAACCACGCCGATGTCGCGGTGGTGACCGATGCCGCGCAGCTCGCCGAATTGCGGGCCGAGATCGAGAGCACGGGGGGCACCAGCCTCGCCACCCGCAAGCGCCTGGCCGCCGCCGCCTTTGCGCGCACCGCGGCCTATGACGCCGCCATCTCCGCCTGGTTCGCGCAAAGCCTGGAGCAGGAGTTCCCGCCGCGCCTCAGCATGGCGGGCGTGCTGCGGCAAACGCTGCGCTACGGCGAGAACCCGCACCAGCGCGCCGCCTTCTACGCCGACGGCACGCACCGCCCGGGCATCGCCACCGCCACGCAGGTGCAGGGCAAGGAACTGTCCTTCAACAACCTGAACGACACGGACGCGGCCTTCGAATGCGTGGCCGAGTTCGACCAGCCCGCCATCGTCATCGTCAAGCACGCCAACCCCTGCGGCGTCGCCAGCGGCGCCAGCATGGCCGAGGCCTGGGACCTGGCGCTGCGCTGCGACCCGGTGTCCGCCTTCGGCGGCATCGTCGCCGCCAACCGCACGCTGGACGCGGCGGCGGCCGAGCGCATCTCGGCCATCTTCACCGAGGTGGTGGTGGCCCCGGATGCGGACGAGGCAGCGCGCGCCATCTTCGCCCGCAAAAAGAACCTGCGCCTGTTGCTGACCGGCGGCCTGCCCGACCCGGCCTCGCCCGGCCAGATCATCCGCAGCGTGTCCGGCGGCTTCCTGGCGCAATCGCGCGACGCCGGCCGCGTGGCCGAGGCCGACCTCAAGGTGGTCACCAAGCGCGCGCCCACGCCGCAAGAGATGGCCGACCTGCTGTTCGCCTTCCGCGTGTGCAAGCACGTCAAGTCCAACGCCATCGTCTACGTCAAGGGCGGCGCCACGGTGGGCATCGGCGCCGGGCAGATGAGCCGGGTGGACAGCGCCCGCATCGCCGCCTGGAAGTCCGCCGAGGCCGCCAAGGCCGCCGGGCTCGGCGCCCCCCTGGCGCATGGCTCAGTGGTGGCGTCCGACGCCTTCTTCCCCTTCGCGGACGGCCTGCAGGCGGCGGCGGCGGCCGGCGCCACGGCCGTCATCCAGCCCGGCGGCTCGATGCGCGACAACGAGGTGATCGCGGCGGCGGACGAGGCCGGGCTGGCGATGGTGCTGACCGGGATGCGGCATTTCCGGCACTGA
- a CDS encoding zinc-finger domain-containing protein, with the protein MRDAKLTGYAPKATPGVTPDDTITVSTRVVGCDNGGGALGHPLVYLRIEDRQITCPYCSRTYVLAEGAGDDGHH; encoded by the coding sequence ATGCGCGACGCCAAGCTGACCGGCTATGCCCCCAAGGCCACGCCCGGCGTGACCCCGGACGACACCATCACCGTTTCCACCCGCGTGGTCGGCTGCGACAACGGCGGCGGCGCCCTGGGCCACCCGCTGGTTTATCTGCGCATCGAGGACCGTCAGATCACCTGCCCCTACTGCTCGCGCACCTACGTGCTGGCCGAGGGCGCCGGCGACGACGGGCACCACTAA
- the polA gene encoding DNA polymerase I has product MADPKGPADLPPEVVVADQPHLILVDGSGYIFRAFHALPPMTRPDGVPVNAVFGFTGMLGNFLTRHAGSHIAVVFDHSRNTFRNTIYADYKAHRPEPPPELVPQFALIREATAAFGVACLELENFEADDLIAAYAKAFSAEGGKVTIVSSDKDLMQLVGPLVQLLDPIKQKPIREPEVFEKFGVTPDKVVEVQALAGDSTDNVPGVPGIGLKTAAQLIQEYGDLETLLASAEQIKQPKRRESLVNFAEQARISRRLVQLDADAPLPAPIDSLLARAPEPGRLSGFLRDQGFRSLQHRLGLDGDGATAPPTSAPRFAPPPAILMKAEPAATLDDAAPFGPYETVTDLATLERWVAEAQAAGTVAVDTETDSLDALHAKLVGVSLAIAPGRACYIPLAHGPKPGTGDMLEAAPEAPAQIPLREALSALQPMLEDPGTLKILHNAKYDLEVLGRPQAEGANSGIDVSPVDDTMLISYSMDAGRHGHGMDELSLRHLGHSPMTYDQVTGTGRARIPFAQVELEKATAYAAEDADVTLRLWRLLKPRLRTDGALATYEQVERRMIGVLKEMEEAGIRVDGVELARIGEDFSGRMTTLEQQIHELAGKPFNVGSPKQLGEILFDEMKLPGGKRGKAGAWGTDAAVLEDLSARGHALPKTVMHWRQLSKLKSTYVEGLAAQLDPRDGRVHTDFSMAITSTGRLSSTEPNLQNIPIRSEEGVRIRRAFVASPGHVLLAADYSQIELRLLAHLADVPSLREAFANDEDIHSRTASEIFKIEPGKVDREARRRAKTINFGIIYGMSAFGLAARLGIGAGEAKGIIDAYFAQYPGIRAEMERLKEEARINGFVLTPFGRKLWIDGIASKDMSRRGNAERAAINAPFQGGAAEIIKRAMVRMPKALRDAGLDAKMLLQVHDELLFEVPQGQLTATSQAVKEVMESVAELRVPLRAELGHGGNWAEAH; this is encoded by the coding sequence GTGGCCGACCCCAAGGGCCCTGCCGACCTGCCGCCCGAAGTGGTGGTGGCGGACCAGCCCCACCTGATCCTCGTCGACGGCTCGGGCTATATCTTCCGCGCCTTTCACGCCCTGCCGCCGATGACGCGGCCGGACGGCGTGCCGGTCAACGCCGTGTTCGGCTTCACCGGCATGCTGGGCAACTTCCTGACCCGCCACGCCGGCAGCCACATCGCGGTGGTGTTCGACCATTCGCGCAACACCTTCCGCAACACCATCTACGCCGACTACAAGGCCCACCGCCCCGAGCCGCCGCCCGAGCTGGTGCCGCAGTTCGCGCTGATCCGCGAGGCGACGGCCGCCTTCGGCGTCGCCTGCCTGGAGCTGGAGAATTTCGAGGCCGACGACCTGATCGCCGCCTACGCCAAGGCCTTCTCGGCCGAGGGCGGCAAGGTCACCATCGTGTCCTCCGACAAAGACCTGATGCAGCTGGTCGGGCCGCTGGTGCAGCTGCTGGACCCCATCAAGCAGAAGCCGATCCGCGAGCCGGAGGTCTTCGAGAAGTTCGGCGTGACGCCGGACAAGGTGGTGGAGGTGCAGGCGCTCGCCGGCGACAGTACGGACAACGTGCCCGGCGTGCCCGGCATCGGCCTGAAGACCGCCGCCCAGCTGATCCAGGAATACGGTGACCTGGAGACGCTGCTGGCCTCGGCGGAACAGATCAAGCAGCCCAAGCGCCGCGAGTCGCTGGTCAACTTCGCCGAGCAGGCGCGCATCAGCCGCCGGCTGGTGCAGCTGGACGCCGACGCGCCCTTGCCCGCGCCGATCGACAGCCTGCTGGCCCGCGCGCCGGAGCCCGGCCGCCTGTCCGGTTTCCTGCGCGACCAGGGGTTCCGCAGCCTGCAGCACCGGCTGGGGCTGGATGGCGACGGCGCCACGGCGCCCCCCACCAGCGCCCCGCGCTTCGCCCCGCCGCCGGCCATCCTGATGAAGGCCGAGCCGGCCGCGACGCTGGACGACGCCGCGCCCTTCGGCCCCTACGAGACGGTCACCGACCTCGCCACGCTGGAGCGCTGGGTGGCCGAGGCGCAGGCCGCCGGCACCGTGGCCGTGGACACCGAAACGGACAGCCTGGACGCGCTGCATGCCAAGCTGGTCGGCGTGTCGCTGGCCATCGCCCCCGGCCGCGCCTGCTACATCCCGCTTGCCCACGGACCCAAGCCCGGCACCGGCGACATGCTGGAAGCGGCGCCCGAGGCCCCCGCGCAGATCCCGCTGCGCGAGGCGCTGTCCGCCCTGCAGCCGATGCTGGAAGACCCCGGCACGCTGAAGATCCTGCACAACGCCAAATACGACCTGGAGGTGCTGGGCCGCCCGCAGGCGGAAGGGGCCAACAGCGGCATCGACGTGTCGCCGGTCGATGACACCATGCTGATCTCCTACAGCATGGATGCCGGGCGGCACGGCCACGGCATGGACGAGCTGTCGCTCCGCCACCTCGGCCACAGCCCGATGACCTATGACCAGGTGACCGGCACCGGCCGCGCCCGCATCCCCTTCGCGCAGGTGGAGCTGGAAAAGGCCACCGCCTATGCCGCCGAGGACGCGGACGTCACGCTGCGCCTGTGGCGCCTCCTGAAGCCCCGCCTGCGCACGGACGGCGCGCTCGCCACCTACGAGCAGGTGGAGCGCCGCATGATCGGCGTGCTCAAGGAAATGGAGGAAGCCGGCATCCGTGTGGACGGCGTGGAGCTGGCCCGCATCGGCGAGGACTTCTCCGGCCGCATGACGACGCTGGAGCAGCAGATCCACGAGCTGGCGGGCAAGCCCTTCAACGTCGGCTCGCCCAAGCAGCTCGGCGAGATCCTGTTCGACGAGATGAAGCTGCCCGGCGGCAAGCGCGGCAAGGCCGGCGCCTGGGGCACCGACGCCGCCGTGCTGGAGGACCTCTCGGCCCGCGGCCACGCGTTGCCCAAGACCGTCATGCACTGGCGCCAGCTGTCCAAGCTGAAATCGACCTACGTGGAAGGGCTGGCCGCCCAGCTCGACCCGCGCGACGGCCGGGTGCACACCGACTTCTCCATGGCCATCACCTCCACCGGCCGGTTGTCCTCCACCGAGCCCAACCTGCAGAACATCCCGATCCGCTCGGAAGAAGGCGTGCGCATCCGCCGCGCCTTCGTGGCCAGCCCCGGCCACGTGCTGCTGGCCGCCGACTACTCGCAGATCGAGCTGCGGCTGCTGGCGCACCTGGCCGACGTGCCCAGCCTGCGCGAGGCCTTCGCCAACGACGAGGACATCCACAGCCGCACCGCCAGCGAGATCTTCAAGATCGAGCCGGGCAAGGTGGACCGCGAGGCGCGCCGCCGCGCCAAGACCATCAACTTCGGCATCATCTACGGCATGTCCGCCTTCGGGCTGGCCGCGCGCCTCGGCATCGGCGCCGGCGAGGCCAAGGGCATCATCGACGCCTACTTCGCCCAATACCCCGGCATCCGCGCCGAGATGGAACGGCTGAAGGAGGAAGCCCGCATCAACGGCTTCGTCCTCACCCCCTTCGGCCGCAAGCTGTGGATCGACGGCATCGCGTCCAAGGACATGTCCCGCCGCGGCAACGCCGAGCGTGCGGCGATCAACGCCCCCTTCCAGGGGGGTGCGGCCGAGATCATCAAACGCGCCATGGTGCGGATGCCCAAGGCCCTGCGCGACGCCGGCCTGGACGCGAAAATGCTGCTGCAGGTGCATGACGAGCTGCTGTTCGAGGTGCCGCAGGGGCAGCTCACTGCCACGTCCCAGGCGGTGAAGGAGGTCATGGAAAGCGTGGCCGAACTGCGTGTGCCACTGCGGGCGGAGCTGGGGCACGGGGGGAACTGGGCGGAAGCCCACTGA
- a CDS encoding Bug family tripartite tricarboxylate transporter substrate binding protein — protein sequence MNRRHLLALAALAPLSARAQGWSPDRPLRLIVPFAPGGSQDVQGRLLAQAAAAELGQQVVVENRAGAGGVLGAETVARAAPDGTTLLLATAGQLTIAKAIGRKLSYDPIADFTPVIYLTDSPVALLAAPDLAVDSAQALLALARTTPAPLPYASTGIGTNTHLIMEELKAREGLKLEHVPYRGAAAAFNDLQAGRVKLMLVSVPSVLAASGGQFKVLAVTSPQRFPATPDVPTLAESGVPGFEASIWTGLSAPARTPAPVVDRLRAAFAAALRSDLLTSRFGTLGVTPNGADGAAFGAMLRADLQRWEKVAGPLDIQLD from the coding sequence ATGAACCGCCGCCACCTTCTCGCCCTCGCCGCCCTCGCGCCGCTGTCCGCCCGGGCCCAGGGCTGGTCGCCCGACCGGCCGCTCCGGCTGATCGTGCCCTTCGCGCCCGGCGGCTCGCAGGACGTGCAGGGGCGGCTGCTGGCGCAGGCCGCGGCGGCGGAGCTCGGGCAGCAGGTGGTGGTGGAAAACCGCGCCGGCGCCGGTGGCGTGCTGGGGGCCGAGACGGTGGCGCGCGCGGCACCGGACGGCACCACGCTGCTGCTGGCCACCGCCGGGCAGCTGACCATCGCCAAGGCGATCGGCCGCAAGCTGAGCTACGACCCGATCGCCGACTTCACGCCTGTCATCTACCTGACCGACAGCCCCGTGGCGCTGCTGGCGGCACCGGACCTCGCGGTGGACAGCGCGCAGGCGCTGCTGGCGCTGGCGCGCACCACCCCCGCGCCGCTGCCCTATGCCTCCACCGGCATCGGCACCAACACGCACCTGATCATGGAGGAGCTGAAGGCGCGGGAAGGGCTGAAGCTGGAGCATGTGCCCTACCGTGGCGCCGCGGCGGCCTTCAACGACCTGCAGGCGGGGCGGGTGAAGCTGATGCTGGTGTCCGTGCCCTCGGTGCTGGCGGCCTCGGGCGGGCAGTTCAAGGTGCTGGCCGTCACCTCGCCCCAGCGGTTTCCGGCAACGCCGGATGTGCCGACGCTGGCGGAGTCCGGCGTCCCGGGCTTCGAGGCCAGCATCTGGACCGGGCTGTCCGCCCCGGCGCGCACGCCCGCGCCGGTCGTGGACCGGCTGCGGGCCGCCTTCGCCGCCGCGCTGCGGAGCGACCTGCTGACCTCGCGCTTCGGCACCCTGGGCGTGACGCCCAATGGTGCTGACGGCGCGGCCTTCGGGGCCATGCTGCGGGCCGACCTGCAGCGGTGGGAAAAAGTGGCGGGGCCGCTCGACATCCAGCTGGATTGA
- a CDS encoding alpha/beta hydrolase yields the protein MLIPPWTRRGALASLLAAPLLAAGAARAEPAWPRAAYAPRNEEEWQVTLRDGRRYRVLLSWPLGEVPEEGWPSIFALDGNAMFPLLNGACRLLPDGQQGVVVAIDFPLDEAVPDRRDYEYTLAGGETAARHGGADALLDGITGEIRPAVEAALRLDPGRRALFGHSYGGLFTLHALFARDSGFSTFLAASPSIWWGNGVLLREADAFAARVPAAEAPRPRLLMTYGSLEGRQPRPPGPEPEAPRRVMGDNVRAMGDRLAALDNRLAALEVQGFQGENHGSVRAAAAGRAVPFAFAP from the coding sequence ATGCTGATACCCCCCTGGACCCGGCGCGGCGCCCTGGCCAGCCTTTTGGCGGCGCCGCTGCTGGCCGCCGGCGCCGCGCGGGCCGAGCCCGCCTGGCCGCGCGCCGCCTATGCCCCGCGCAACGAGGAGGAATGGCAGGTCACGCTGCGCGACGGCCGCCGCTACCGCGTGCTGCTGTCCTGGCCGCTGGGCGAGGTGCCGGAAGAAGGCTGGCCCTCGATCTTCGCGCTGGACGGCAACGCCATGTTCCCGCTGCTGAACGGCGCCTGCCGCCTGTTGCCGGACGGGCAGCAGGGCGTGGTGGTGGCGATCGACTTTCCGCTGGACGAGGCGGTGCCGGACCGCCGCGACTATGAATACACCCTGGCCGGCGGCGAAACCGCCGCCCGCCACGGCGGTGCCGACGCCCTGCTGGACGGCATCACCGGCGAGATCCGCCCGGCGGTCGAGGCCGCGCTGCGGCTGGACCCGGGGCGGCGCGCGCTGTTCGGCCATTCCTATGGCGGGCTGTTCACGCTGCATGCCCTGTTCGCGCGCGACAGCGGCTTTTCCACCTTTCTGGCCGCCAGCCCTTCCATCTGGTGGGGCAACGGCGTGCTGCTGCGCGAGGCCGACGCCTTTGCCGCCCGCGTTCCGGCGGCGGAGGCGCCGCGGCCGCGGCTGCTGATGACCTATGGCTCGCTGGAAGGCCGCCAGCCGCGCCCGCCCGGGCCGGAGCCCGAGGCGCCGCGCCGCGTCATGGGCGACAACGTGCGGGCCATGGGCGACCGGCTGGCGGCGCTGGACAACCGCCTGGCGGCGCTGGAGGTGCAGGGCTTTCAGGGTGAGAACCACGGCAGCGTGCGCGCCGCCGCCGCCGGGCGGGCGGTGCCCTTCGCCTTCGCGCCATAG
- a CDS encoding DNA recombination protein RmuC translates to MTTESMLLAGAVVLLLFVVAVLALRRPSSSDAGEAFALLAGKLESLAATQERLADGTLDRLERQDRALADRLDRSARRLDEALAAQDRRMAAERLAAAERLAAQEKALVEALARQNEKLSRSLAESSQRQQDTAGQIHERLAVIDAARQNMEALGGQVGNLAAILGNKQSRGAFGEMQLRQLIEDRLPPEGFAWQHVLSNGTRCDCLIRLPYPPGPVVVDSKFPLEAWQGLREAGEDVAARKVAAAQFGGDMRKHVDDIAKKYLIAGETAEAAIMFVPSEAIFAELHTGFGAVVDEAQRRRVYIASPTTLWAMLSAMRSLMQDVRMRAQAGRIQEEVGRLVEDVTRLNQRVGGLKRHFDQAQDDIRQIDISTDKIVRRGSRIEQVELEDQPALPASSAPGLTG, encoded by the coding sequence ATGACCACCGAATCGATGCTGCTGGCGGGTGCGGTGGTGCTGTTGCTTTTCGTGGTCGCCGTGCTCGCTTTGCGTCGCCCGTCATCCTCCGACGCCGGCGAGGCCTTTGCCCTGCTCGCTGGCAAGCTGGAATCGCTGGCTGCCACGCAGGAGCGGCTGGCGGACGGCACGCTGGACCGGCTGGAGCGGCAGGACCGTGCCCTGGCCGACCGGCTGGACCGCAGCGCCCGGCGGCTGGACGAGGCGCTGGCCGCGCAGGACCGCCGCATGGCCGCCGAACGTCTGGCCGCCGCCGAGCGGCTGGCGGCGCAGGAAAAGGCGCTGGTGGAGGCGCTGGCACGGCAGAACGAGAAGCTGTCCCGCAGCCTGGCAGAATCCTCGCAGCGGCAACAGGACACGGCGGGGCAGATCCATGAGCGGCTGGCGGTGATCGACGCCGCGCGGCAGAACATGGAGGCGCTGGGCGGGCAGGTGGGCAACCTGGCCGCCATCCTGGGCAACAAGCAGTCGCGCGGCGCCTTTGGCGAGATGCAGCTGCGGCAGTTGATCGAGGACCGGCTGCCGCCGGAGGGCTTCGCCTGGCAGCACGTGCTGTCCAACGGCACGCGCTGCGACTGCCTGATCCGCCTGCCTTATCCGCCCGGCCCGGTGGTGGTGGACAGCAAGTTCCCGCTGGAGGCGTGGCAGGGGCTGCGCGAGGCGGGGGAGGACGTGGCCGCCCGCAAGGTGGCCGCCGCGCAGTTCGGCGGTGACATGCGCAAGCACGTGGACGACATCGCGAAGAAGTATCTGATCGCCGGCGAGACGGCCGAGGCCGCGATCATGTTCGTGCCGTCCGAGGCGATCTTCGCGGAATTGCACACCGGCTTCGGGGCGGTGGTGGACGAGGCGCAGCGTCGGCGCGTCTACATCGCCTCCCCCACCACGCTTTGGGCGATGCTGTCCGCCATGCGTTCGCTGATGCAGGACGTGCGGATGCGTGCCCAGGCAGGGCGCATCCAGGAGGAGGTGGGCCGGCTGGTGGAGGACGTGACACGGCTGAACCAGCGCGTCGGCGGGCTGAAGCGGCATTTCGACCAGGCGCAGGACGACATCCGGCAGATCGACATCAGCACGGACAAGATCGTCCGCCGCGGCAGCCGGATCGAGCAGGTGGAGCTGGAGGACCAGCCGGCCCTGCCCGCCTCGTCCGCGCCGGGCCTGACGGGGTGA
- a CDS encoding TerC family protein: protein MEASPTFWVVFNVAVLALLLLDLGVFAKKLPNGEPAQVPVKTALIKSAAYIALAGAFFVWMRFNYGATPEERAENSLEFLTGYVIEWSLSVDNIFVFVLLFAKFGVPAAYQHRVLFWGIIGALVMRGIMILVGTALMREFDWLMVLFGAFLIWSGYKMLRSAGEEEDMGESPILAWMKKRLPVTDGYRGNAFTVREAGKLMVTPLLLVLVLIELTDLFFALDSIPAIFAVSTDPFIVYTANVFAILGLRAMYFALAGVIHRFKYLKHGLSIVLMIVGVKMLANWYFGGKAVPVEYALMVTGGIIAGSIALSLWKTRGEPVVEEHPKVIEQGK from the coding sequence ATGGAGGCATCACCGACCTTCTGGGTCGTGTTCAACGTGGCGGTGCTGGCGCTGCTGCTGCTGGACCTCGGCGTCTTCGCCAAGAAGCTGCCGAATGGCGAGCCGGCGCAGGTGCCGGTCAAGACCGCGCTGATCAAGTCCGCCGCCTATATCGCGCTGGCCGGCGCGTTTTTCGTGTGGATGCGCTTCAATTACGGCGCGACGCCGGAGGAGCGGGCCGAGAACAGCCTGGAGTTCCTGACCGGCTACGTGATCGAGTGGTCGCTGTCGGTCGACAACATCTTCGTCTTCGTGCTGCTGTTCGCCAAGTTCGGCGTGCCGGCCGCCTATCAGCACCGGGTGCTGTTCTGGGGCATCATCGGCGCGCTGGTGATGCGCGGCATCATGATCCTGGTGGGCACCGCGCTGATGCGCGAGTTCGACTGGCTGATGGTGCTGTTCGGCGCCTTCCTGATCTGGTCCGGCTACAAGATGCTGCGCTCGGCCGGCGAGGAAGAGGACATGGGCGAAAGCCCGATCCTGGCCTGGATGAAGAAGCGCCTGCCGGTGACCGACGGCTACCGCGGCAATGCCTTCACGGTGCGCGAGGCGGGCAAGCTGATGGTCACGCCCCTGCTGCTGGTGCTGGTGCTGATCGAGCTGACGGACCTGTTCTTCGCGCTGGACAGCATCCCGGCCATCTTCGCCGTCTCGACCGACCCGTTCATTGTCTACACCGCCAACGTCTTCGCCATCCTGGGCCTGCGGGCGATGTATTTCGCGCTGGCCGGCGTGATCCACCGCTTCAAGTACCTGAAGCATGGCCTGTCGATCGTGCTGATGATCGTGGGTGTGAAGATGCTGGCCAACTGGTACTTCGGCGGCAAGGCGGTGCCGGTGGAATATGCGCTGATGGTCACGGGCGGCATCATCGCCGGCTCCATCGCCCTGTCGCTGTGGAAGACCCGCGGCGAGCCGGTGGTGGAAGAGCACCCGAAGGTGATCGAGCAGGGCAAGTAA
- a CDS encoding alpha/beta hydrolase produces the protein MLAGLALLAGCAPQVVATGRAALGFGLDPADVATPVPRGDAPDQAAPLAEPFRAEDGALLPHRAWPAQGGPPRALLLALHGFNEHSGNFLLDSVGRFTAAGIAVHAYDQRGFGLAPARGYWAGTDRMVADARVAVRALRAAHPGVPLFLMGESMGAAVALLAATGPDPAPVDGLVLLAPAFWSRAAIGPVGVGLFWLVAHAVPALGFPASAGGIAASDNIDALRRNGRDPLVIKAGRVDAAWGLLDLMDRATAALPGCCAVPVLILQGAQDGVVPPRVTRGALRGMPPGPRLARYPEGQHLLLRDNVRQQVADDILAWLDDPRAALPSGADATGAVWLAQPDP, from the coding sequence TTGCTCGCCGGTCTGGCCCTGCTGGCGGGCTGCGCGCCGCAGGTGGTGGCAACCGGCCGCGCCGCCCTGGGCTTCGGGCTGGACCCGGCGGACGTGGCCACCCCCGTGCCCCGGGGCGACGCGCCGGACCAGGCGGCCCCCCTGGCGGAACCCTTCCGTGCGGAAGACGGTGCCCTGCTGCCGCACCGCGCCTGGCCGGCGCAGGGCGGGCCGCCGCGCGCCCTGCTGCTGGCGCTGCATGGCTTCAACGAGCATTCCGGCAACTTCCTGCTGGACAGCGTGGGGCGCTTCACTGCCGCCGGCATCGCCGTGCATGCCTATGACCAGCGCGGCTTCGGGCTGGCGCCGGCGCGGGGCTATTGGGCCGGCACCGACCGCATGGTGGCCGACGCACGCGTGGCGGTGCGGGCGCTGCGCGCCGCCCACCCGGGCGTGCCGCTGTTCCTGATGGGCGAAAGCATGGGCGCCGCGGTCGCCCTGCTGGCCGCGACAGGCCCGGACCCCGCGCCGGTGGACGGGCTGGTGCTGCTGGCGCCGGCCTTCTGGTCGCGCGCCGCCATCGGGCCGGTGGGCGTCGGGCTGTTCTGGCTGGTGGCGCATGCCGTGCCGGCGCTGGGCTTTCCGGCCAGCGCCGGCGGCATCGCCGCCAGCGACAACATCGATGCCCTGCGCCGCAACGGCCGCGATCCGCTGGTGATCAAGGCCGGGCGGGTGGATGCCGCCTGGGGCCTGCTGGACCTCATGGACCGTGCCACCGCCGCCCTGCCCGGCTGCTGCGCGGTGCCGGTGCTGATCCTGCAGGGCGCGCAGGATGGCGTGGTGCCGCCGCGCGTGACACGCGGCGCTTTGCGCGGCATGCCACCGGGGCCGCGCCTGGCGCGTTACCCCGAGGGCCAGCACCTGCTGCTCCGCGACAACGTGCGGCAACAGGTGGCCGACGACATCCTGGCGTGGCTGGACGACCCGCGCGCGGCGCTGCCTTCGGGCGCCGACGCCACCGGGGCCGTCTGGCTGGCGCAACCAGACCCGTGA
- a CDS encoding organic hydroperoxide resistance protein, with translation MTVDVKYTTTATATGGRDGRATTKDGALDVKLGVPKEMGGNGQGNNPEQLFAAGYSACFLGAIKAVAASDKTGPKVPQDATVTATVGIGPRSEGGFGITAALDVALPGLDRAQAQALVDKAHQVCPYSNATRNNVDVQITLV, from the coding sequence ATGACCGTTGACGTGAAGTACACGACGACCGCGACCGCGACGGGTGGCCGCGACGGCCGCGCCACCACCAAGGACGGGGCGCTGGACGTGAAGCTGGGCGTGCCCAAGGAGATGGGCGGCAACGGCCAGGGCAACAATCCGGAGCAGCTGTTCGCGGCCGGCTACTCGGCCTGCTTTCTGGGTGCCATCAAGGCCGTGGCGGCCAGCGACAAGACCGGCCCCAAGGTGCCGCAGGACGCGACGGTGACGGCGACGGTGGGCATTGGCCCGCGCTCGGAAGGCGGCTTCGGCATCACCGCGGCGCTGGACGTGGCGCTGCCCGGGCTGGACCGCGCGCAGGCCCAGGCGCTGGTCGACAAGGCCCACCAGGTGTGCCCGTATTCCAACGCCACCCGCAACAACGTCGACGTGCAGATCACCCTCGTCTGA